A stretch of Vespula vulgaris chromosome 15, iyVesVulg1.1, whole genome shotgun sequence DNA encodes these proteins:
- the LOC127069569 gene encoding uncharacterized protein LOC127069569: MTKVYNTEFKEALREIAQRVAYFNSPHGNLNKISTLYIRSLYLSIYFSQNKKTKKNKNAIDRVRIVEWSRRLAGIPDESDEGIKNRNDYVQLLKIMTRGGRLHGIFLDPPPDNDEIPSLAESMCNFLCSKCKDLPNAGPLEPIISRKTPDGCAYISLRKIENKGILCYLAVSPDGLTMPKKEQ, encoded by the exons ATGACAAAGGTATATAATACAGAATTTAAAGAAGCATTAAGAGAAATCGCACAAAGAGTAGCGTACTTCAATTCACCTCACGGTAACCTCAACAAAATTTCTACA ctttatattagatctttatatttatcgatatattttagtcaaaataaaaaaacaaaaaaaaacaaaaatgcaaTAGATCGTGTTAGAATCGTCGAGTGGAGTCGCCGACTCGCTGGAATTCCAGACGAAAGTGACGAAGGAATTAAAAATCGTAACGACTATGTACAATTGTTGAAGATAATGACACGCGGTGGTCGTTTGCATGGGATTTTTCTCGACCCACCACCAGATAACGACGAGATACCATCATTGGCTGAATCAATGTGTAACTTTTTATGTAGCAAATGTAAAGACCTACCGAATGCTGGTCCATTGGAACCAATCATATCGAGAAAAACACCAGACGGTTGTGCTTATATCTCTTTAcgaaagattgaaaataagGGGATTTTGTGTTATCTAGCGGTTAGTCCCGACGGATTGACCATGCCCAAGAAAGAACAATAA
- the LOC127069526 gene encoding phosphatidylinositol glycan anchor biosynthesis class U protein codes for MLTKLLPNFILAVTIRFLLMNSEYQKVISERVEVSTALNSWKRVTEGVYLYNFGIDPYSGDLFHETPICLYAFNIIQRYFPWWALCLLFVGTDLISALCLAYVGNNYNNSWCSKEEEDKKQDVSQEKDNGTSTKTDIALYILMVYLFNPYIILNCVGFTTTVFSNLLNSITLVAMVRHSIFWSCISIALLTLQNLYPISLLVPVAIYICNNESKKNVKSIIITLIITFLSIFTLLLGICYYIMGSWSFLWNIFGFILLVPDVRPNIGLYWYFLTEMFEHFKSLFIASFQINVGFLYIVPLALKLRHQPILLAFSYLAIMTIFKSYPCVGDVGFYISLIPFWMHLFQHMQQGFIISCFILVCTGFAPIVWHQWIYARSANANFYFGVTLAFAVAQIFLLTDILFANIKYEFASRHNINKDITGSKATLLLE; via the exons atgttgacAAAATTGTTACCCAATTTTATTTTGGCGGTTACCATCAGATTTTTATTGATGAATTCTGAATATCAAAAAGTCATTAGCGAACGTGTAGAAGTGTCAACAGCATTGAATTCTTGGAAAAGAG TTACCGAGGGAGTTTATCTATACAATTTTGGTATAGATCCTTACTCAGGTGACTTATTCCATGAAACTCCGATTTGTCTTTAcgcatttaatattatacaacgaTATTTTCCATGGTGGGCATTGTGCCTCCTATTTGTAGGCACTGATTTAATATCAGCACTGTGCCTTGCTTATGTaggtaataattataataatagctGG TGttcaaaggaagaagaagataaaaaacaagatgtatcacaagaaaaagataatggtACTTCTACAAAAACTGATATCgcattgtatattttaatggTCTATCTATTTAATCCCTATATAATACTAAATTGTGTCGGGTTCACAACTACAGTATTTAGTAATCTATTGAATTCGATAACTCTAGTAGCTATGGTACGACATTCAATTTTCTGGAGTTGTATTTCTATAGCTTTATTAACACTCCAAAATCTTTATCCTATATCGCTTCTAGTACCAGTTGctatttacatatgtaataatgaatcaaagaaaaatgtgaaatcTATCATTATAACTTTAATTAttacgtttctttctatttttacattattacttGGTATTTGTTATTACATTATGGGCAGTTGGTCTTTCCTTTGGAATATTTttggatttattttattggtaCCAGATGTACGTCCAAATATTGGACTTTATTGGTATTTCCTTACAGAAATGTTTGAACATTTCAAATCTCTTTTCATAGCTTCATTTCAAATTAATGTTGGTTTCTTGTATATAGTACCATTAGCTTTAAAATTACGTCATCAGCCAATTTTATTGGCATTCTCTTATTTAGCCATAATGACTATATTTAAGTCATATCCATGCGTAGGAGATGTcggattttatatatctttgataCCATTTTGGATGCATTTGTTTCAAC atatgcAACAAGGATTTATAATTAGCTGTTTTATATTGGTTTGTACTGGTTTTGCACCTATCGTTTGGCATCAATGGATATATGCCAGATCAGCAaatgcaaatttttattttggtgTTACATTGGCATTTGCTGTAgcacaaatatttcttttaacagACATTCTTTTTGCAAACATTAAGTATGAATTTGCATCACGacacaatattaataaagatatcACTGGAAGTAAAGCTACGTTACTTTTAGAGTGA
- the LOC127069525 gene encoding uncharacterized protein LOC127069525: MISDNWWLDSRLFFASVSMVRCKSVLLLLILLTIVVAAYTESQGPSPEFSRHTLIKPQVYHGRSKRQISTTNENDIEHADVLTVGFEVDGVKRILDLRLNTDLIPVGYQQRYQHKGTYKVHTPSKVELCHYQGSVRDVPGSWVALSTCKGLHGVIFDGENLHHVHPEKDTLDSNHYLYKQDDLVANKSCGYEGTPHNVLDRQRRETKRLSRHKRATESIRGPYNANRQSRYVELVLVIDKKGYIALDENLDKVYHHCKNIANIVNALFMPLNIFVALVGVQVWTDADEIALSPNGDNTLSNFLRYRREKLVHDMPNDNAQLLTRIQFEGGVVGKALKGPICTYEFSGGVSMDHSNVVGLVAATVAHEMGHNFGMEHDTADCECPEDKCIMAPSSGSFGPSHWSTCSLEHLALAFEHGMDYCLRNKPQKLFDSPICGNGFVEPGEQCDCGLEEKCDNPCCNATTCMLYTNASCATGECCDLKTCRPKLAGTECRSAEHECDLPEYCTGQSEYCPVDVFKMDGESCSMGKAFCYQGSCRTHNDQCKLLWGPTGASSDAQCYDMNNKGSKLGNCGYNRIESSYVKCSDQNLLCGMLHCKHLNERLEFGMESVAILSHSFINNGGKIIPCRSAIVDLGLNQVDPGLAPDGAKCAPEKMCVNQKCMPIADLRASVSGGKACPNNCSGNGVCNSLGHCHCNRGFRPPDCTQPGVGGSEDSGPAEDPNARNDFITAIYIIFLGVVPMLALSSIGVWYVRNSGQHWKKGALSTNNRCHNGMSIKTIDRSSPMPRNIETIDCGLTQDPACASLLPKTEVDARYNNNFFGQFKGFTITPIQNHSKLSEPTKSAPPPPSVPTVAIKTNIKANQKTNTIRNQSSAEPSENVEDNNSNAPKLPPMNPGSTARPLISSPVLAATTCTSVELVPSKVPTRAAPEIPTRIAPPPPVLFSIPKPQRPNSTPLTNLIVEAEQKKIEKGSTLNRLASMLRSSSSVTRSNSQSSQKDEKNMNSLPRNQHLKANKVMDKEILRNLEISNPIPQKEIEIPTPVIPVVSVNEAEKKNVVMRAQSMRDAKVTSRPAIHTFGSMRQATPIVKRPTSIPASIRPTSPPPGPPTAVITSEKETCNDIKIPGLPGYQNPPVKSQQQVQPAKSLEDVYDDCMNLVSAPSLTKIMEESPSNDNIYAVIEESIPEKTKKNVETHKNDTENEYKSPKRVEPTSNLSNAGLESMGLLSEIVSEISNRNFDSIYSTSTLARKKKEKDDIAKVNENLGSNSSLGAYMNSNHYKSPGSVYSNSPSGKFNSSSSTTSSGYLNPCALNVPQSVKERLTKDTSNDKETSEISPLLTASSRNCNVSEEMSKELGMNTIEKPFVTTSDRSSSIISTSNRVIEKKEEGKSVLGNKPLQLSRTKTPPSLNKAHASTRTNKQNSSEIISSKSSSVQLSPDGTNNTMKHNLEKTTKNRHVPIQNKTNGNINKHQNNIIDNKLDSSNTSVVNASSVKSVPFNTNKDDTGKLNSPDLVSSCSNSNQNSTKSPDVLGNNPKLVLASKTAIQKSSTFSRNTKAPAMPMKPLSIVSKAASLTEKKKSPSGNVNVIKSFSSTASRENNSKISPTNATNATTTTTATITKHSPQKDTKTITDSTINPVQRAANSKSNVASLQQKFEANKNSNSTRVLSNVNNKKTLGKASDGLTAKK; the protein is encoded by the exons gACATTGAGCACGCAGATGTGTTAACGGTTGGCTTCGAAGTGGACGGTGTCAAACGTATATTAGATTTACGATTGAATACCGATCTAATACCAGTTGGTTATCAACAACGTTATCAGCATAAGGGCACGTACAAAGTTCATACGCCGTCGAAGGTG gAACTCTGTCACTACCAAGGTAGCGTACGTGACGTTCCTGGATCATGGGTAGCCTTGTCCACTTGTAAAGGTTTACATGGTGTCATCTTCGACGGTGAAAATCTTCATCACGTTCATCCGGAAAAGGATACCTTGGACTCTAACCATTATCTCTATAAACAGGATGACCTCGTCGCCAATAAGAGTTGTG GTTACGAGGGAACACCGCACAACGTTCTTGACCGTCAACGTcgtgaaacaaaaagattatCAAGG CACAAAAGGGCAACCGAATCTATCAGAGGTCCTTACAATGCCAACAGACAATCGCGTTACGTCGAGCTTGTTTTAGTTATCGATAAGAAAGGATATATAGCACTTGATGAGAATTTGGATAAGGTGTATCACCATTGTAAAAATATCGCCAATATCGTTAACGCT CTGTTCATGCCACTTAATATATTCGTCGCATTGGTGGGCGTTCAAGTGTGGACTGATGCCGACGAAATAGCTCTCTCTCCGAATGGCGACAACACGCTTTCGAATTTCTTACGATATCGCAGAGAAAAATTAGTACATGATATGCCGAACGACAATGCCCAGTTATTAAC GCGAATACAATTCGAAGGTGGAGTCGTTGGCAAGGCATTAAAGGGGCCGATATGTACTTACGAATTTTCTGGCGGTGTTTCCATGGATCATTCTAATGTAGTAGGCTTGGTAGCCGCCACAGTAGCCCATGAAATGGGACATAACTTTGGCATGGAACACGATACTGCTGATTGTGAATGTCCAGAGGATAA ATGTATTATGGCTCCGTCAAGTGGATCTTTTGGTCCGTCACATTGGTCAACTTGTTCCTTGGAACATTTAGCATTAGCTTTTGAACATGGTATGGATTATTGTCTGAGAAACAAGCCTCAAAAACTTTTTGACAGTCCTATATGCGGTAATGGATTTGTCGAACCTGGTGAACAATGCGATTGCGGTCTCGAAGAGAAATGTGACAATCCTTGTTGCAACGCGACGACTTGTATGCTATATACCAATGCCAGTTGTGCGACTGGGGAATGTTGCGACCTGAAAACTTGTCGACCCAAATTGGCTGGCACAGAATGCCGAAGCGCTGAACATGAATGCGATTTACCAGAGTATTGTACTGGTCAGAGCGAATATTGTCCGGTAGATGTCTTCAAGATGGATGGCGAATCTTGTAGCATGGGGAAGGCGTTTTGTTATCAAGGCTCTTGCAGAACTCACAACGACCAATGTAAATTACTTTGGGGTCCCACAGGTGCTTCTTCAGACGCTCAATGTTACGACATGAATAATAAAGGCTCGAAACTTGGAAACTGCGGTTATAACAGGATAGAATCTAGTTACGTCAAGTGCAGCGATCA aaatttattatgcGGAATGTTACACTGCAAACATTTGAACGAAAGATTGGAATTTGGTATGGAATCTGTAGCGATACTAAgtcattctttcattaataACGGTGGGAAAATAATACCTTGTCGTTCGGCTATCGTTGATTTGGGATTGAATCAAGTTGATCCTGGCTTGGCACCCGATGGTGCTAAGTGTGCACCTGAGAAA ATGTGTGTTAATCAAAAATGTATGCCAATTGCTGATCTGAGAGCATCCGTATCTGGTGGCAAAGCATGTCCTAATAATTGCAGTGGTAATGGAGTTTGTAATAGTCTTGGTCATTGCCATTGTAATCGTGGATTCAGACCACCTGACTGTACTCAACCAGGTGTAGGTGGTTCAGAGGATAGTGGCCCAGCCGAAGATCCGAACG CGAGAAACGATTTCATAACAGCcatttacataattttcttGGGTGTGGTACCGATGTTGGCTCTCTCATCAATTGGAGTTTGGTACGTGAGAAACTCCGGTCAGCATTGGAAAAAGGGTGCattatctac GAACAATCGGTGCCACAATGGAATGTCGATAAAAACGATCGACCGTTCTAGCCCTATGCCACGTAACATCGAAACGATCGACTGCGGTCTCACTCAGGATCCAGCTTGCGCGAGTCTCCTGCCTAAAACAGAGGTCGATGCGCGTTATAACAACAACTTCTTTGGCCAATTTAAAGGGTTCACGATAACGCCTATACAAAATCATTCGAAATTATCCGAACCAACAAAATCAGCACCGCCACCGCCTAGCGTTCCTACCGTAGCGATAAAGACGAATATAAAGGCCAATCAGAAAACGAATACGATACGAAATCAATCGTCGGCTGAGCCGTCGGAAAATGTTGaggataataatagtaatgcgCCAAAATTGCCACCAATGAATCCAGGTTCTACGGCTCGTCCATTGATAAGTAGTCCCGTTTTGGCAGCGACAACTTGTACATCCGTAGAATTGGTACCATCTAAGGTGCCAACGAGAGCAGCTCCAGAGATACCAACTAGAATTGCACCCCCACCGCctgttttattttccattcctAAACCTCAAAGACCGAACAGTACTCCCTTGACAAACCTGATCGTCGAAGccgaacagaaaaaaatagaaaagggtAGTACGTTAAACAGGTTGGCATCTATGTTGAGATCAAGTTCCAGCGTTACGAGATCGAATTCTCAGTCGTCTcagaaggatgaaaaaaatatgaattcttTGCCGAGGAATCAGCATCTCAAGGCGAATAAGGTGATGGATAAAGAGATATTGAGAAACTTGGAAATATCGAATCCCATACCGCAAAAGGAAATTGAAATCCCGACGCCTGTTATTCCTGTAGTGTCGGTAAATGAGGCTGAAAAGAAGAACGTTGTCATGCGAGCTCAATCTATGAGAGACGCTAAAGTTACGTCTAGACCGGCAATACATACGTTTGGTTCTATGCGTCAAGCTACACCTATTGTTAAAAGACCAACCAGCATACCGGCGAGTATCAGACCAACCTCGCCTCCTCCTGGGCCACCTACCGCCGTCATTACttcggaaaaagaaacgtgtaaCGACATAAAGATACCCGGGTTGCCTGGTTATCAAAATCCACCTGTTAAATCTCAGCAACAAGTACAACCGGCCAAATCGCTCGAGGACGTTTACGACGACTGCATGAATTTAGTGTCCGCCCCGTCTCTTACAAAGATAATGGAGGAATCGCCATCGAACGACAATATTTATGCGGTTATCGAAGAGTCCATACCagagaagacaaagaagaacGTCGAAACGCATAAGAACGATACGGAGAACGAATACAAGTCACCGAAACGCGTGGAACCTACGTCTAATCTCTCAAATGCCGGCTTGGAATCGATGGGTCTTTTATCGGAGATAGTATCGGAAATTTCAAATAGAAACTTCGATTCTATATATTCGACCTCAACGTTGgcacgaaagaaaaaggaaaaagacgaTATTGCCAAGGTGAACGAAAATTTAGGATCGAACAGTTCTCTTGGTGCTTATATGAATTCTAATCATTACAAATCACCTGGCAGCGTATACTCGAACTCGCCATCTGGAAAATTTAATTCGTCGAGTTCGACGACAAGTTCTGGTTATCTAAATCCGTGTGCATTGAACGTACCGCAGTCGGTCAAGGAACGTTTAACGAAGGATACatcgaacgataaagaaacgaGCGAAATTTCACCGTTGCTAACAGCTAGTAGTCGTAACTGTAACGTGAGCGAAGAAATGTCGAAAGAACTTGGTATGAATACGATAGAAAAACCATTCGTTACCACGAGCGATCGTTCGAGCTCGATAATATCGACTAGCAACAGAGTGatcgagaaaaaggaggaaggcAAAAGTGTTTTAGGGAATAAACCGTTGCAATTGAGTAGAACGAAAACACCACCGAGTCTTAACAAAGCCCATGCGTCTACgagaacgaacaaacaaaacagTTCCGAAATAATCTCTTCGAAATCTTCGTCTGTTCAATTGTCTCCCGATGGTACCAACAATACCATGAAacataatttagaaaaaactACGAAGAACAGACACGTGccaatacaaaataaaaccaatggaaatattaataagcATCAAAACAATAtcatagataataaattagaCTCAAGTAATACGAGTGTTGTTAACGCGTCATCCGTTAAAAGTGTGCCTTTTAATACCAATAAGGATGATACGGGAAAATTAAATAGCCCGGATTTAGTATCAAGTTGTTCGAATTCGAATCAGAATAGTACGAAGTCGCCAGACGTTTTAGGAAATAATCCAAAATTAGTATTAGCTTCTAAAACGGCAATACAAAAGTCATCGACGTTTTCGAGAAATACGAAAGCACCGGCAATGCCGATGAAACCGTTGAGCATAGTATCGAAGGCTGCCAGCTTaacggagaagaaaaaatctccGTCGGGCAACGTTAATGttattaaatcgttttcaTCGACCGCatcaagagaaaataattccaaAATATCACCTACCAATGCCACAAACGCGACAACCACCACGACTGCTACCATAACGAAACATTCTCCGCAAAAGGATACGAAAACTATAACAGATTCGACGATTAATCCTGTTCAAAGAGCTGCCAATAGTAAATCAAACGTAGCGTCGTTGCAACAAAAATTCGAAGCTAATAAAAACAGTAATTCTACAAGAGTTTTGtctaatgttaataataagaaaacacTTGGCAAAGCATCCGATGGTTTGACagcaaagaaataa